One window of the Arvicanthis niloticus isolate mArvNil1 chromosome 23, mArvNil1.pat.X, whole genome shotgun sequence genome contains the following:
- the LOC143436778 gene encoding uncharacterized protein LOC143436778 isoform X3 yields the protein MPRALLAPARLLEACLHSLLSFLTSNFPSNPLLPDSLFSIERLSLRPVASSCAISCCAQVPRAAHLHRRAAGIAHRPCRLKKRRLRTPGHPAQGPQDAQREDPRMPSARTPGCPARGPHGTFRPSWIGPKSSSGILRGTLDTRTQKPAHRTLQL from the exons CCCGGCTTCTCGAGGCCTGTCTACACTCGCTGCTTTCCTTCCTCACCTCCAATTTCCCCTCCAACCCACTGCTTCCTGACTCGCTCTTCTCCATCGAACGGCTCTCGCTCAG GCCTGTCGCGTCTTCCTGTGCCATTTCCTGTTGTGCTCAGGTTCCACGAGCTGCCCATCTCCACAGAAGAGCAG CTGGCATTGCCCACCGGCCATGCCGGCTGAAGAAGAGAAGACTGAGGACCCCAGGACACCCAGCGCAAGGACCCCAGGATGCCCAGCGCGAGGACCCCAGGATGCCCAGCGCGAGGACCCCAGGATGCCCAGCGCGAGGACCCCACGGCACGTTTCGACCATCCTGGATTGGG CCAAAGTCGTCATCTGGAATTCTGCGTGGGACCCTGGACACACGGACACAGAAACCTGCCCACAGGACCCTCCAACTGTAA
- the LOC143436778 gene encoding uncharacterized protein LOC143436778 isoform X4 produces the protein MPRALLAPARLLEACLHSLLSFLTSNFPSNPLLPDSLFSIERLSLRVFTCRNSNFLPFLKAGIAHRPCRLKKRRLRTPGHPAQGPQDAQREDPRMPSARTPGCPARGPHGTFRPSWIGPKSSSGILRGTLDTRTQKPAHRTLQL, from the exons CCCGGCTTCTCGAGGCCTGTCTACACTCGCTGCTTTCCTTCCTCACCTCCAATTTCCCCTCCAACCCACTGCTTCCTGACTCGCTCTTCTCCATCGAACGGCTCTCGCTCAG ggtGTTCACTTGTAGGAATTCTAATTTTTTGCCTTTCCTCAAAGCTGGCATTGCCCACCGGCCATGCCGGCTGAAGAAGAGAAGACTGAGGACCCCAGGACACCCAGCGCAAGGACCCCAGGATGCCCAGCGCGAGGACCCCAGGATGCCCAGCGCGAGGACCCCAGGATGCCCAGCGCGAGGACCCCACGGCACGTTTCGACCATCCTGGATTGGG CCAAAGTCGTCATCTGGAATTCTGCGTGGGACCCTGGACACACGGACACAGAAACCTGCCCACAGGACCCTCCAACTGTAA